A DNA window from Anaerocolumna sp. AGMB13020 contains the following coding sequences:
- a CDS encoding M56 family metallopeptidase yields the protein MEKLFFAILNMSLLSCYVILFVLGIRLLLGKSPKVFSYCLWGVVFLKLICPVTLESMISLIPKQVNTQRVESYLILPGPEDIRTQEYGFSEEPVKGTAVAPANTAYKAQRYSITDYLILLWLTGIGGIVFFQIKSYLAFRKRLAGAVWIRDNLYKIPAVNTAFVMGFRKPGIYLPEGLGEAEEQYIIEHERVHIRRKDYLIKVLAFTICCVHWFNPLVWLSFVLMNRDMEMSCDEAVVKKLGTGIKKQYSYSLLSISTGRDSLSGVPLGFGENSVKGRIKNILKYKKPAGWLISLSLAIVAVVCIGLFLSPGAKGDVRAEDSQPEPLKDYLLTESPVVLYNKSENDEIGALFGKAHDYYLKDHYKGEDYDGDGVKDTALIEKKGSSNTITVSFGNQEVLTVEGLEPGREEFKIAGADLNKDGENEIILISDTGTNGGDGIYGLRVYEKQGQVYQPVALPAEYDVYAGFPYYLNWDGNSAAILNHNKSTVLEVHKDILEAHYARTGQREEWNKIQGKAAEPVAADGICDFAIQMKEEKVKLIIKQYLTGPTGVHADCIGYVLTELELKSDNTWSQTAVYFLPSD from the coding sequence GTGGAGAAATTGTTTTTTGCAATATTAAATATGAGCCTGCTCTCCTGCTATGTTATTCTGTTCGTGTTAGGGATAAGGCTTTTACTTGGAAAATCACCGAAAGTGTTTTCCTATTGCTTATGGGGTGTAGTATTTCTAAAGCTGATATGTCCTGTAACCCTGGAAAGTATGATAAGCCTTATACCGAAACAGGTAAACACCCAGCGGGTAGAAAGCTATCTGATACTACCTGGCCCAGAGGATATCAGAACCCAGGAGTATGGGTTTTCAGAAGAACCCGTTAAAGGAACAGCAGTTGCACCTGCAAACACCGCATATAAGGCCCAAAGATATTCAATAACTGATTACCTTATCCTTCTTTGGCTGACAGGTATAGGGGGAATCGTATTCTTTCAGATCAAGTCCTACCTGGCATTTCGTAAGAGATTAGCTGGTGCTGTATGGATAAGAGATAACCTGTATAAAATACCTGCTGTGAATACAGCATTTGTTATGGGTTTTAGAAAGCCTGGGATTTACCTGCCGGAAGGACTAGGGGAAGCAGAGGAGCAATATATTATTGAACATGAACGAGTGCATATCAGGAGAAAAGATTACCTGATAAAAGTTCTGGCTTTTACTATCTGCTGTGTCCATTGGTTTAATCCACTGGTTTGGCTTTCTTTTGTCCTTATGAACAGGGATATGGAGATGTCCTGCGACGAAGCTGTGGTTAAGAAACTGGGAACAGGTATCAAAAAGCAGTACTCATACTCATTGCTGTCCATTTCAACAGGCAGAGATTCCTTAAGCGGAGTTCCTTTGGGGTTTGGGGAGAACAGCGTTAAGGGAAGAATAAAGAATATCTTAAAGTATAAAAAACCTGCTGGATGGCTCATATCACTTTCGCTGGCGATAGTAGCAGTCGTATGCATAGGGTTATTTCTCAGCCCTGGAGCGAAAGGGGATGTAAGAGCGGAGGACAGTCAGCCGGAACCCCTTAAGGATTATCTGTTAACGGAAAGTCCTGTTGTCCTCTATAACAAAAGTGAGAACGACGAGATTGGCGCTCTTTTTGGCAAGGCACATGATTATTACCTGAAAGACCACTATAAAGGAGAGGATTATGATGGGGACGGGGTTAAAGATACAGCCCTTATAGAAAAGAAGGGCAGTTCAAATACCATTACGGTAAGCTTTGGTAACCAGGAGGTCCTGACAGTAGAGGGCTTGGAGCCAGGAAGAGAAGAATTTAAGATTGCCGGAGCGGACCTGAACAAAGATGGGGAGAATGAAATAATTCTTATAAGCGATACAGGTACAAATGGAGGAGACGGAATCTATGGACTGCGGGTGTATGAGAAACAGGGTCAGGTATACCAGCCTGTTGCGTTACCAGCGGAATATGATGTCTATGCGGGGTTTCCTTACTACCTGAACTGGGATGGAAATTCAGCTGCTATACTGAATCACAATAAAAGTACCGTCCTAGAGGTCCATAAGGATATCCTGGAAGCCCATTATGCCAGAACGGGCCAAAGGGAGGAGTGGAACAAAATACAGGGAAAAGCAGCGGAGCCTGTGGCAGCTGACGGAATATGTGATTTTGCTATACAAATGAAAGAGGAAAAGGTAAAATTAATAATAAAGCAATACCTTACTGGTCCTACAGGTGTCCATGCGGACTGTATTGGATATGTATTAACAGAACTGGAATTAAAAAGTGATAATACCTGGAGCCAGACTGCTGTCTACTTTCTTCCCTCAGATTAG
- a CDS encoding BlaI/MecI/CopY family transcriptional regulator, translating to MAYIMTESEYKFAEIIWSREPLASGELVRLCQEAWSWKKSTTYTVLKKLCVKGILKNEGAIVTAIVSREEYLQLKSEEFLGDNYDGSLPKFLTAFISRKKLSGKQMEELREIIDSYKEDK from the coding sequence ATGGCATATATTATGACTGAGAGTGAATACAAATTTGCAGAAATTATATGGAGCAGGGAGCCGTTAGCTTCCGGGGAGTTAGTAAGACTGTGTCAGGAAGCATGGAGCTGGAAGAAGTCAACAACGTATACAGTACTAAAAAAACTATGTGTAAAAGGTATCTTAAAGAACGAAGGCGCCATTGTAACGGCTATCGTGTCCAGGGAAGAGTACCTGCAATTAAAAAGCGAGGAGTTTCTGGGAGATAATTACGACGGTTCGCTGCCGAAATTTCTGACAGCTTTTATCAGCCGTAAGAAGCTTAGCGGGAAGCAAATGGAGGAATTAAGGGAAATTATAGATAGTTATAAGGAGGATAAATAG
- a CDS encoding GNAT family N-acetyltransferase: MNHLGTKTIETERLILRAFRTEDAEYMYRNWASDEEVTRYLTWPVHPNVEGTKALLGIWEEKAIEKDNYHWCMVLKEIQEPIGSIGVVHMNEQISAAEIGYCCGRAFWGKNIMTEALSAVRDYLFEEVGFNRLEARHDTKNPASGKVMEKCGLRFEGIKRQGDKNNTGICDIAHYAMLREDR, translated from the coding sequence ATGAATCATCTTGGAACAAAGACAATAGAAACAGAGCGCCTGATTCTACGGGCTTTTCGTACAGAGGATGCAGAATATATGTATCGAAACTGGGCCAGTGATGAAGAAGTGACCAGATATCTTACCTGGCCGGTACACCCAAATGTAGAAGGCACCAAAGCGCTTCTTGGCATTTGGGAGGAGAAAGCCATAGAAAAGGATAATTATCACTGGTGTATGGTACTGAAAGAAATACAGGAACCAATTGGAAGTATAGGCGTGGTCCATATGAATGAACAGATTTCTGCGGCTGAAATAGGTTACTGCTGTGGAAGGGCTTTCTGGGGTAAAAATATTATGACAGAAGCATTGTCAGCCGTAAGGGATTATCTCTTTGAGGAGGTGGGATTTAACCGCCTGGAAGCAAGACATGACACGAAAAATCCTGCCTCCGGTAAAGTCATGGAAAAATGCGGCCTGCGATTTGAAGGAATCAAACGCCAGGGAGATAAGAATAATACCGGTATTTGTGACATTGCCCATTATGCTATGCTAAGAGAGGATCGATAA
- the pstB gene encoding phosphate ABC transporter ATP-binding protein PstB: protein MNLYYGEKQAISNINMDIEKNEITALIGPSGCGKTTFLKTLNRMNDIIPACRITGEVIFDNINIYDSKIDPMLIRKKIGMVFQKPNPFPLSIYDNVAYAPKYYGKKKREIDEIVENSLKGAALWEEVKDRLKKSALSLSGGQQQRLCIARTIALNPEVILMDEATSSLDPISTYKIEDLIVELKKTYTVVIITHNMQQASRIADKTAFFLFGELVEYDTTEIIFTNPKHEKTAEYVSGHFG, encoded by the coding sequence TTGAATCTCTATTATGGAGAAAAGCAGGCAATCAGCAATATCAATATGGATATTGAGAAAAATGAAATTACGGCATTAATCGGGCCTTCCGGCTGCGGTAAGACGACTTTCCTAAAGACCCTGAACCGAATGAATGATATTATTCCGGCATGCAGAATAACCGGGGAGGTAATATTTGATAATATTAACATATATGACAGCAAGATAGACCCTATGTTAATCCGTAAGAAGATCGGGATGGTATTCCAAAAGCCAAATCCTTTTCCCTTAAGTATCTATGACAACGTAGCATATGCACCGAAATACTATGGTAAGAAAAAACGTGAAATCGATGAGATTGTAGAAAACAGCTTAAAGGGTGCAGCACTTTGGGAGGAAGTAAAGGACCGTTTGAAAAAGAGTGCCCTCTCCCTCTCCGGTGGACAGCAGCAGAGATTATGCATTGCCAGAACCATTGCCCTGAATCCTGAGGTAATCTTAATGGATGAAGCCACCAGCTCCCTGGACCCCATATCCACTTATAAGATCGAGGATCTGATTGTGGAGCTAAAAAAGACCTATACCGTCGTTATAATTACTCACAATATGCAGCAGGCTTCCCGTATTGCTGATAAAACCGCTTTCTTCCTTTTTGGTGAGCTGGTGGAATACGATACCACGGAGATTATCTTTACGAATCCGAAGCATGAAAAGACAGCGGAATATGTCAGTGGTCATTTTGGCTGA
- a CDS encoding helix-turn-helix domain-containing protein: MKNYIGFLIRQKRLELNISQERLCKGICAPSYLSKIEQGQADASSDIITSLFSALGIRYTGDRTLLAEAREHFNRFFFLLDSEESAEEETNYFFRHGEELEHSEFHLDYHLCLLFSHLSAEDQEQAGKEQTYLSRFLPYMEDVQIMRYFLGAAAIIGHSEKAVKLLLEAAHYGNNSVIYYQLANTLYHLGHYNDCIQRAETAYLYASEEGNPAVLIGASFLLGSCYCNGRDFSIAEKYYKRSVALTRGYRIPVKNYAYYNLGTAYLSCEQYQEAEYYLLQAGELEEEPYHNVMLNQKKALLFLHIGDSEKTNLYLDRASEALQALSEDSDNYHLCKKMVTFAEMLNLPDYLDNPEYLELLEELYANVNQPFGFGFRRFYGLFLIRYYKYHRKYKEALRIREEMDIS; encoded by the coding sequence ATGAAAAATTATATCGGGTTTTTAATACGTCAAAAAAGACTGGAGCTGAACATCTCTCAGGAAAGACTTTGCAAGGGGATCTGTGCTCCCTCTTATTTAAGTAAAATTGAACAGGGACAGGCCGATGCCAGTTCAGACATTATTACTAGTCTGTTTTCTGCCCTTGGCATCAGATATACAGGTGATCGAACTCTGCTGGCAGAAGCCCGTGAGCATTTCAATCGTTTCTTTTTTCTCCTGGATTCAGAGGAGTCAGCAGAAGAAGAAACAAATTACTTTTTCAGGCATGGAGAGGAATTGGAACACAGTGAATTTCACCTGGATTATCACCTATGTTTATTGTTTTCCCATTTGTCAGCAGAAGATCAGGAGCAGGCCGGGAAAGAGCAAACTTACTTGAGCCGTTTCCTACCTTATATGGAAGATGTGCAAATAATGCGGTACTTTTTAGGCGCAGCAGCAATAATAGGACATTCAGAGAAAGCTGTAAAACTTTTACTGGAAGCTGCTCATTACGGTAATAATAGTGTCATATATTATCAATTGGCAAATACCCTGTATCACCTTGGCCATTATAATGACTGTATCCAAAGAGCGGAAACCGCTTATTTATATGCATCAGAAGAGGGAAATCCTGCGGTTTTAATTGGAGCCAGCTTTCTTTTAGGCTCCTGTTATTGTAACGGTCGCGATTTTTCCATTGCAGAAAAATACTATAAACGCTCAGTCGCTCTGACCCGCGGCTATCGTATACCGGTAAAGAACTATGCTTATTATAACCTTGGTACAGCTTATCTTAGCTGTGAACAATATCAGGAGGCTGAATATTATTTGCTTCAAGCCGGAGAATTGGAGGAAGAGCCGTATCATAACGTCATGCTCAATCAAAAAAAAGCGCTTCTGTTTCTCCATATAGGCGACTCAGAAAAAACAAATCTATACTTAGACCGTGCTTCTGAGGCACTGCAGGCTCTCTCTGAGGATTCTGATAATTATCATCTGTGTAAAAAAATGGTCACATTTGCAGAAATGTTAAATCTGCCCGATTACCTGGATAATCCTGAATATTTAGAACTATTGGAGGAGCTATATGCAAATGTGAACCAACCCTTTGGCTTTGGTTTTCGCAGATTTTACGGATTATTTCTAATCCGCTACTACAAGTATCACAGAAAATATAAAGAGGCCTTGCGCATTCGAGAAGAAATGGATATTTCCTGA
- a CDS encoding GNAT family N-acetyltransferase: protein MKKIEKTWEKDNFVLRLANKEDAENYYQQNYNPLDPEVARLTGCKAVFSHDEVFSFFLQCMEADDRYDFLIIDPKGRIIGESVINEIDWTLRSANFRIGIFHSEICGKGIGSWATQMTRDFAFEQLKLHRLELDVFSFNPRAEKAYLKAGFKREGVLRDAIWDGEKYADDILMAILEDDWKEIKAMK, encoded by the coding sequence ATGAAAAAAATTGAAAAGACCTGGGAGAAAGACAATTTTGTCCTTAGACTTGCAAATAAAGAAGATGCGGAAAACTATTATCAACAGAACTATAATCCCTTAGACCCAGAAGTCGCACGACTAACCGGATGCAAGGCTGTTTTTTCCCATGATGAAGTCTTCAGCTTTTTCCTGCAATGTATGGAGGCCGACGACCGCTATGATTTTCTGATTATAGACCCTAAAGGTCGCATTATTGGAGAAAGCGTAATTAATGAAATTGACTGGACTTTAAGAAGCGCCAATTTCCGTATTGGAATTTTTCACAGCGAAATATGCGGAAAAGGAATTGGTTCCTGGGCAACTCAAATGACCCGAGACTTTGCATTTGAACAGCTAAAGCTTCACCGATTGGAGCTGGATGTATTTTCTTTTAACCCACGTGCTGAAAAGGCTTATTTGAAAGCTGGTTTTAAACGGGAAGGTGTTTTGAGAGACGCCATTTGGGACGGTGAAAAATACGCCGATGACATTCTGATGGCAATTCTGGAGGACGATTGGAAAGAAATAAAAGCTATGAAGTAA
- a CDS encoding N-acetylmuramoyl-L-alanine amidase: MKIAVDAGHGYDTAGKRTPPVPTDVDFDKDGKADVKKGESIREHVAAVGVAYLLVQELKRCGFTTVMTGFNDNNPKNDADTSLTERQTAIRNAKCDYSVSIHYNAYGDGKTFNAAEGVEVYIHSSYSGKSEKLAKAVLKYLAQGTSQVNRGIKKSALAMCNCNTLGTKGAILTELCFMTNEREALQMMGNSAFWKESAQEICKGICEYTGVKYVSEVYIPKKTIKKNSSVKDIKWLQEKLNAVLTGESFIPIAVDGKYGNKTRIAVLIYWEKLGWNQTGKDSGWGAGSNTITALSKGRKK; the protein is encoded by the coding sequence ATGAAAATAGCAGTTGATGCAGGACATGGCTACGACACTGCCGGTAAACGCACACCTCCCGTGCCAACAGATGTGGATTTTGACAAAGATGGAAAAGCCGATGTAAAAAAAGGCGAAAGCATCAGGGAGCATGTGGCGGCTGTCGGCGTTGCCTACCTTCTGGTGCAGGAGCTCAAACGCTGCGGGTTTACCACAGTGATGACCGGATTCAATGATAATAATCCAAAAAATGATGCCGATACCTCTCTCACAGAAAGGCAGACTGCCATCAGGAATGCAAAGTGTGATTACTCTGTAAGCATACATTATAATGCATACGGTGATGGTAAGACCTTTAATGCGGCAGAAGGAGTAGAAGTATATATTCATAGCAGTTACAGCGGTAAATCAGAAAAGCTTGCGAAGGCAGTGTTAAAATATTTGGCACAAGGAACCTCTCAGGTAAACAGAGGGATTAAGAAGTCAGCCCTTGCCATGTGTAACTGTAATACCCTTGGAACCAAAGGAGCAATTCTTACCGAGTTGTGTTTCATGACCAATGAAAGGGAAGCTTTGCAGATGATGGGAAACAGTGCCTTCTGGAAAGAGTCCGCCCAGGAAATATGTAAAGGCATCTGTGAATATACCGGTGTTAAATATGTTTCTGAGGTATATATACCAAAAAAGACAATTAAGAAAAACTCCTCTGTAAAGGATATCAAGTGGCTTCAGGAGAAGCTGAACGCAGTGCTTACCGGAGAAAGCTTTATACCCATAGCTGTGGATGGAAAATATGGTAACAAGACAAGGATAGCAGTGCTTATTTACTGGGAAAAACTCGGCTGGAATCAGACTGGTAAAGATTCTGGCTGGGGTGCTGGCAGTAATACCATAACTGCTTTGTCAAAAGGAAGAAAGAAATAA
- a CDS encoding AraC family transcriptional regulator, with the protein MDVMEQTQQVIDMVESDIFQTDFSRAAKFIGIPLGVYQRIFSYICGISMTEYVRRRKLTESARMLLDEKVNVTEAAFLCGYENTASYTRAFKEQFMVPPVQLTTEGYKEKAFLPLSFTDKDTYYVKKGRRIMAELVKIEYEKTEDLLLIGISNKEHVVTGNKALWDIFWSQHYDDKLTALMEHQVGMEDCMGLGYSADFTSEEGLGDTYMVGKFFQLGTPVPEGMTGRVIKGRTIAKAQIGAANFEDILNNAYLLMSDMVLKNGYALDYEDFYWIEFYTVSRFCTPLETGKGQIICDWIMPCIKK; encoded by the coding sequence ATGGATGTGATGGAGCAGACACAACAGGTTATAGATATGGTGGAAAGTGATATCTTTCAGACTGACTTTAGCAGAGCCGCTAAGTTTATCGGTATCCCTCTTGGTGTGTATCAACGGATTTTCAGTTATATCTGCGGAATATCAATGACAGAATATGTTCGCAGAAGAAAATTAACAGAATCAGCCAGAATGCTCCTGGATGAGAAGGTAAACGTAACAGAAGCAGCTTTCCTCTGTGGTTATGAGAATACTGCCTCTTATACAAGAGCCTTTAAAGAGCAGTTTATGGTGCCGCCTGTTCAGCTGACCACGGAAGGCTACAAGGAGAAAGCCTTCCTGCCTCTTTCCTTTACGGACAAGGATACTTATTATGTTAAGAAAGGAAGAAGGATTATGGCTGAGTTGGTAAAAATCGAGTACGAAAAAACGGAGGATCTGCTGCTGATTGGTATCAGCAACAAAGAGCACGTAGTAACTGGAAACAAAGCGCTTTGGGATATATTCTGGAGTCAGCATTATGATGATAAACTGACAGCTCTTATGGAGCACCAGGTTGGCATGGAGGATTGCATGGGACTTGGGTATTCGGCAGACTTTACTTCAGAAGAAGGTCTTGGTGACACCTATATGGTAGGTAAGTTCTTTCAGTTGGGTACGCCTGTTCCGGAAGGGATGACCGGGAGGGTAATCAAAGGAAGAACCATTGCAAAAGCGCAGATAGGTGCGGCAAATTTCGAAGATATTCTTAACAATGCGTATCTGTTGATGTCAGATATGGTACTTAAGAACGGTTATGCATTGGATTATGAGGATTTCTACTGGATTGAATTCTATACTGTAAGCAGGTTTTGCACACCTCTGGAAACTGGAAAGGGTCAGATAATCTGTGATTGGATAATGCCTTGTATTAAGAAATAA
- a CDS encoding substrate-binding domain-containing protein has product MFKSSRRLQRPILIQRMLDWDFENEFIGSDDTDQNDMYHSYRKYFTQFRNDFDNVKSISGQLEGVVEEIVDTSLSVRHSSEYIAQGAQSQADDVGRCMGVADHLADKINEMDMKSKELIGLAYDMSEVNAEGKEAIHNLSVNQEKNEKVMTEITDAIYTLLNKTKNITEITKVLYSIASQTNLLALNASIEAARAGEAGKGFAVVAEEVRKLSEESRQASENISRSLSDITGQLDNLRGVMDSSTVIFTEQNHAVSKVIKSVEQVNDTADIFIKRQKDFNEEVSLLTREKTTLIEALGSIAAVVEESSATTEEVASLTISQNSMADILVKMTRELCDKVSYIEKNSDSIKTSLVVKRKKKVALIWDLDDPFWEPAAKEAQKTAKVLNMEVEIYAPKSRGEQGTKEMVDILKNISINSFDGIAISPIEDEAVARELRNLSGKGVKIIFIQSPVKGISHEAIIGTNTLQCGRSAGMIVKQLLDGRGDVVIGMWTDYKLAAIEERAEGFIKEVTENSEISVHQVGVVGEPSKEEAERVITKMLKDYPDTRLFFSTNVGWGLAYARYVESHGLDIKVVTIDFTKEVAAHMKKGSIKAAVAQRPFVWGSVPLELFVDIFAGKEVKKVTDTGTYEVNANNLKIFEQRF; this is encoded by the coding sequence ATGTTTAAGAGCAGCAGGAGATTACAGAGACCAATCCTGATACAGAGAATGTTGGATTGGGATTTTGAGAACGAGTTTATCGGCAGTGATGACACGGACCAAAATGATATGTACCATAGCTACAGAAAATACTTTACTCAGTTCCGTAATGATTTTGACAATGTAAAATCCATTTCCGGGCAGCTGGAAGGCGTAGTGGAAGAAATCGTTGACACCTCTTTAAGTGTTAGACATTCCTCAGAATACATAGCGCAAGGAGCACAATCTCAGGCAGATGATGTGGGGAGATGCATGGGTGTTGCTGATCATCTGGCAGACAAGATTAATGAGATGGATATGAAGTCCAAGGAATTAATAGGACTTGCCTATGATATGAGTGAAGTAAACGCAGAAGGAAAAGAAGCTATTCATAATCTATCCGTCAACCAGGAAAAGAACGAGAAGGTCATGACGGAAATTACGGATGCTATCTATACTCTTTTGAATAAAACCAAGAACATAACAGAAATAACGAAAGTACTATATAGCATTGCCTCCCAGACCAATCTGCTTGCCTTGAATGCTTCCATAGAAGCTGCCAGAGCCGGAGAAGCAGGCAAGGGTTTTGCGGTGGTAGCAGAAGAAGTCCGGAAGCTGTCTGAGGAAAGCAGACAGGCCAGTGAGAATATCAGCAGATCACTTTCAGATATTACAGGCCAGTTGGATAACCTTAGAGGAGTGATGGATTCTTCTACTGTAATTTTCACAGAGCAGAATCATGCTGTGAGCAAGGTAATTAAATCCGTGGAGCAGGTGAATGATACTGCGGATATATTCATAAAGAGACAGAAGGATTTCAATGAAGAAGTCAGTCTGCTGACCAGGGAAAAGACTACTCTTATTGAGGCATTGGGCAGCATCGCAGCTGTTGTTGAAGAGTCCTCTGCAACAACGGAGGAAGTCGCTTCCTTAACGATAAGCCAGAACAGTATGGCTGATATCCTTGTTAAGATGACCAGAGAGTTGTGTGATAAGGTATCTTACATAGAAAAGAATTCGGATTCCATTAAGACCTCCCTGGTGGTAAAGAGGAAGAAAAAGGTAGCTCTTATTTGGGATCTGGATGATCCTTTCTGGGAGCCGGCAGCAAAAGAAGCACAAAAGACCGCCAAAGTACTTAATATGGAGGTCGAGATTTATGCGCCCAAGTCCAGAGGTGAACAAGGGACGAAAGAAATGGTTGATATTCTTAAGAATATTTCTATTAACAGCTTTGATGGAATCGCGATTTCACCCATTGAGGATGAAGCAGTTGCCAGAGAGCTTCGGAATCTGTCAGGGAAAGGTGTCAAAATTATCTTTATCCAGTCTCCCGTTAAAGGGATTTCTCACGAAGCTATTATTGGTACCAACACTCTGCAATGCGGCCGCAGTGCAGGCATGATCGTAAAACAGCTCTTAGATGGCAGAGGAGATGTTGTAATTGGAATGTGGACGGACTATAAACTAGCGGCAATTGAAGAAAGAGCTGAAGGTTTTATAAAAGAAGTTACAGAGAATTCCGAAATATCTGTACACCAGGTTGGCGTTGTTGGGGAACCCTCCAAAGAAGAAGCAGAAAGAGTAATTACCAAGATGTTAAAGGATTATCCGGATACCAGGTTATTCTTCTCAACCAATGTGGGTTGGGGACTGGCCTATGCTAGATATGTAGAGAGCCATGGTCTGGATATCAAAGTGGTAACCATAGACTTTACAAAAGAAGTAGCCGCACATATGAAAAAAGGAAGTATTAAAGCAGCGGTGGCCCAAAGGCCTTTTGTATGGGGAAGTGTTCCATTGGAACTATTCGTGGATATCTTCGCAGGCAAAGAGGTGAAGAAGGTTACGGATACCGGCACCTATGAAGTAAATGCCAATAACCTTAAGATTTTTGAACAGAGATTTTAA
- a CDS encoding metallophosphoesterase family protein, translating into MKFIHIADVHLGAAPDRGYPWSQKREKDIWESFHRITELCEMEELELLLIAGDFFHKQPLLRELKEAAYTLGRLTHTQVVLIAGNHDYISERSPYTDFIWPANVHMLKNKEMDSIFLEDINTEVYGLSYHAREIREPLYDRISPGCPERINILLAHGGTPDNIPFDKNTLMHSGFDYIALGHIHKPQYLAENMAYSGSLEPMDKNETGERGYIRGEIIKEEEAGNLISAFIPHAACSYHKITIPVQTGFTNGEIREKIKEMIKAKGENHIYQFHLAGKRDRDTVYDIEGLTSLGNILEIVDGTLPDYNFSALKAENEDNIIGLYIKAIEEGGFAKELGEKALYYGMEALLEAKNYK; encoded by the coding sequence ATGAAATTCATCCATATAGCAGATGTGCATCTGGGGGCAGCCCCCGACAGGGGATATCCCTGGAGTCAGAAAAGAGAGAAGGATATTTGGGAAAGCTTTCATCGTATAACAGAGCTGTGTGAGATGGAAGAGCTGGAGCTGTTACTGATAGCAGGAGATTTTTTTCACAAGCAGCCGTTGCTAAGAGAGCTAAAGGAAGCGGCTTATACGTTGGGGAGATTGACTCATACCCAGGTAGTGCTGATAGCAGGAAACCATGATTATATTAGTGAACGATCTCCGTATACAGACTTTATCTGGCCTGCTAATGTGCATATGCTTAAGAATAAGGAGATGGACAGCATCTTCCTGGAGGATATCAACACAGAGGTTTATGGGTTGAGTTATCACGCAAGGGAAATCAGAGAGCCTTTGTATGATCGCATAAGTCCCGGATGTCCGGAGCGGATTAATATTCTGCTGGCTCATGGAGGGACACCGGATAACATACCCTTTGATAAGAATACCTTAATGCATTCAGGATTTGATTATATAGCGCTTGGGCATATTCATAAACCTCAGTATCTGGCAGAAAACATGGCATATTCCGGCTCCCTGGAGCCAATGGATAAGAATGAGACCGGCGAAAGAGGTTATATCAGAGGAGAGATTATTAAGGAAGAAGAGGCAGGAAACCTTATTTCAGCGTTTATACCTCATGCAGCCTGTAGCTACCATAAAATAACAATACCCGTTCAGACTGGTTTTACCAACGGGGAAATTCGTGAAAAAATAAAAGAAATGATAAAGGCCAAAGGTGAAAATCACATATACCAGTTCCACCTTGCGGGGAAAAGGGACAGAGATACGGTTTATGACATAGAAGGGCTGACTTCCCTTGGAAATATTCTGGAGATAGTGGATGGCACGCTTCCGGATTATAATTTTTCGGCACTGAAGGCGGAAAATGAAGATAACATTATAGGCCTTTACATTAAGGCTATCGAAGAAGGCGGGTTTGCCAAAGAGCTGGGAGAAAAAGCCCTTTATTATGGTATGGAAGCCCTTTTGGAAGCCAAGAATTACAAATAA